The genomic segment TAGCCAAATCGGAACTCCTTAAAGGCTGTGTTATAGGTGTGAATCACCAACACATTGGTGGCGCGCCCCGGGCCACCGCCCGTCATGACCATGATCAGATCGAAGACTTTAAAGGAGGCGATGATGAGCATAATGCTGACAAAGAAGGTGGCGGGGGTTAGCATAGGCAAGGTGACGTAACGAAATTTCTGCCAGGCGTTTGCGCCATCAATCTCGGCTGCCTCATAGAGATACGAGGGAATACCCTGCAAAGCAGCCAGGTAAATGACCATGTAATACCCCATCCCCTTCCAGATACTGGCCATGATAACGGTGGGCATTGCCCAATCCACCGATGCGGTCCAGCGGGGTGGATTTTCTACGCCCAGTGCCACCAGTAGCTGGTTTACGGGTCCCATCGCCGGATGGAAGAGCATGTTCCAGACGACGGCAACCGCGACCAGAGAGGCCACATAGGGAAAGAAGAAGGTGGTGCGGAAG from the Anaerolineae bacterium genome contains:
- a CDS encoding sugar ABC transporter permease is translated as MDSIQLNRLKQYATGARRGALRQNLIAYSFILPNLLGFAIFTLVPMVFSLALALMNWDGANVVSWAGLDNFRQLFRDTTFRISLVNTFYYVIGTVPPTMAAALGLALLLNQPLRGRNFFRTTFFFPYVASLVAVAVVWNMLFHPAMGPVNQLLVALGVENPPRWTASVDWAMPTVIMASIWKGMGYYMVIYLAALQGIPSYLYEAAEIDGANAWQKFRYVTLPMLTPATFFVSIMLIIASFKVFDLIMVMTGGGPGRATNVLVIHTYNTAFKEFRFGYSSAIAMVLFVIVLVITIIQFRMEKRWVSYM